The following are encoded in a window of Chryseobacterium sp. genomic DNA:
- the rpoC gene encoding DNA-directed RNA polymerase subunit beta', which translates to MSNKNKSSRFNKITIGLASPESILQESRGEILKPETINYRTHKPERDGLFCEKIFGPVKDYECACGKYKRIRYKGIVCDRCGVEVTEKKVRRERIGHINLVVPIAHIWYFRSLPNKIGYLLGMPSKKLDMIIYYERYVVIQQGIAKKADGSDFEPMEFLTEEEYLDVLETLPPDNQYLDDSDPNKFLAKMGAEAVEELLKRIKLDELSFDLRHKAHNEGSKQRRTEALKRLNVVEALRGANTRMINRPEWMVMRVLPVIPPELRPLVPLDGGRFATSDLNDLYRRVIIRNNRLKRLLEIKAPEVILRNEKRMLQESVDSLFDNTRKSSAVKSESNRPLKSLSDSLKGKQGRFRQNLLGKRVDYSARSVIVVGPNLKLHECGIPKDMAAELYKPFIIRKLIERGIVKTVKSAKRIIDRKEPVVYDILENVMKGHPVLLNRAPTLHRLGIQAFQPKMIEGKAIQLHPLVTTAFNADFDGDQMAVHLPLGPEAILEAQLLMLGSQNILNPANGSPITVPSQDMVLGLYFMTKEAHSTDEVKIKGEGLAFYSPEEVEIAYAEGQISLNAKVKCRLPVKENGEIVTRLIDTTVGRILFNQIVPKQVGFINELLTKKSLRNVIGRILADTDFPTTVKFLDDMKDLGYENAFRGGLSFSLGDIVIPEEKKTMVAQAVENVDEIKANYNMGLITDTERYNQVIDVWTNTNAGLTEMIMSRMKTDQGGFNSVYMMLDSGARGSKEQIRQLSGMRGLMAKPQKAGSTGAEIIENPIVANFKEGLSILEYFISTHGARKGLADTALKTADAGYLTRRLVDVAQDVIITQDDCGTLRGTEVSPLKKNDEIVEKISERILGRVSLHDVYHPETDELLIHADTIINEAYAKLVEDAGIETIEVRSPLTCETKKGICAKCYGRNLATGKPIHMGEAVGVIGAQSIGEPGTQLTLRTFHQGGTAGNVSENPSIVARRDGIVEMDEVRTVTSENEEGKKAEILVSRSTEFRLVADNELRTPLMITNIPYGSELLVKPGDKVKKGDVIAKWDPYNAVIIAESAGKVEYEDIIQGVSFQLEIDEQTGFEEKVISESRNKKAVPTLKVVDAKGVEQRAYNLPVGAHLMVNDGEKIKAGKVMIKIPRKSAKAGDITGGLPRVTELFEARNPSNPAVVTEIDGVVSYGKIKRGNRELIVEAKTGERKIYLVKLSKQILVQENDFVTAGSPLSDGSVTPDDILKIKGPTAVQEYLVNEIQEVYRLQGVKIDDKHFEIIVRQMMTKVEIVDGGDTQFLEGALEHKFDFLEENNRVFGLKVVTDAGDSKELKPGQMITARELRDENSKLKREDLALVEVRDALPATATPVLQGITRAALQTKSFMSAASFQETTKVLNEAAVSGKVDYLTGLKENVIVGHRIPAGTGLKDYQNVIVGSRKEFEDIN; encoded by the coding sequence ATGTCAAATAAAAATAAATCAAGCAGATTTAATAAAATCACCATCGGTCTTGCATCACCGGAATCTATCCTGCAGGAATCCAGGGGAGAGATCCTGAAGCCCGAAACCATTAACTACAGAACCCACAAGCCTGAGAGGGACGGTCTGTTCTGCGAGAAAATATTCGGTCCTGTAAAGGATTACGAATGTGCCTGCGGAAAGTACAAGAGAATCCGTTATAAGGGTATCGTTTGTGACCGTTGTGGTGTTGAGGTGACGGAGAAAAAAGTACGTAGAGAGAGAATCGGACATATCAACCTGGTAGTTCCTATTGCTCACATCTGGTACTTCCGTTCCTTACCGAACAAAATAGGATATCTTCTGGGTATGCCGTCCAAGAAGCTGGACATGATCATCTACTACGAAAGGTATGTAGTTATTCAGCAGGGTATTGCCAAAAAAGCCGACGGTTCTGATTTCGAACCAATGGAATTCCTTACAGAAGAGGAGTACCTGGATGTTCTGGAAACCCTGCCGCCGGATAATCAGTATCTGGACGATTCTGACCCAAATAAATTCCTGGCGAAAATGGGTGCCGAGGCCGTGGAAGAGCTTCTGAAAAGAATCAAACTGGACGAACTTTCCTTTGACCTGAGACACAAAGCACATAACGAAGGTTCCAAGCAGAGAAGGACCGAAGCCCTTAAGCGTCTGAATGTGGTTGAAGCTTTAAGAGGAGCAAACACAAGAATGATTAACCGTCCCGAATGGATGGTAATGAGAGTTCTTCCTGTTATACCACCGGAGTTGAGACCATTGGTTCCACTGGATGGAGGACGATTCGCAACTTCTGACCTTAATGACCTTTACAGAAGGGTGATTATCCGTAATAACCGTCTGAAGAGACTTCTTGAGATCAAAGCTCCGGAAGTTATCCTTCGAAACGAAAAAAGGATGCTTCAGGAATCTGTGGATTCACTTTTCGATAATACCAGAAAATCTTCTGCTGTAAAATCGGAATCCAACAGACCACTGAAATCGCTGTCTGACTCACTGAAAGGTAAGCAGGGACGTTTCCGTCAGAACTTGCTTGGTAAGCGTGTGGATTACTCGGCACGTTCGGTAATTGTTGTAGGACCAAACCTGAAACTTCACGAGTGCGGTATCCCTAAAGATATGGCAGCCGAGCTTTACAAACCGTTCATCATCAGAAAACTGATTGAAAGAGGAATAGTAAAGACGGTAAAGTCAGCTAAGAGAATCATCGACAGAAAAGAACCTGTTGTTTATGATATTCTGGAAAATGTTATGAAAGGCCACCCGGTTCTTCTGAACAGGGCACCTACACTTCACCGTTTGGGTATCCAGGCGTTCCAGCCAAAAATGATCGAAGGAAAAGCAATTCAGCTTCACCCCTTGGTAACCACAGCATTTAACGCGGATTTCGATGGTGACCAGATGGCGGTACACTTACCGTTAGGCCCGGAAGCAATTCTGGAAGCTCAGCTTTTAATGTTGGGATCCCAGAACATTCTGAACCCTGCCAACGGTTCCCCTATTACGGTTCCTTCCCAGGACATGGTTTTGGGTCTGTATTTCATGACCAAAGAAGCCCACTCAACGGACGAAGTGAAGATCAAAGGTGAGGGACTTGCCTTCTATTCACCGGAAGAGGTTGAAATTGCCTATGCTGAAGGTCAGATTTCACTTAATGCGAAAGTAAAATGCCGTCTTCCTGTTAAGGAGAACGGTGAGATCGTTACAAGACTGATAGATACTACCGTAGGTAGAATTCTGTTTAACCAGATCGTGCCAAAACAGGTAGGTTTCATCAACGAACTTCTTACTAAGAAGTCGCTGAGAAATGTGATCGGGCGTATCCTGGCCGATACTGACTTCCCGACCACCGTGAAGTTCCTGGACGATATGAAGGACCTGGGTTACGAAAACGCCTTCCGCGGTGGACTTTCGTTCAGCCTTGGTGACATCGTGATCCCGGAAGAAAAGAAAACGATGGTTGCACAGGCCGTTGAAAATGTGGATGAGATTAAGGCCAACTATAACATGGGTCTTATTACAGATACAGAAAGATATAACCAGGTAATTGACGTTTGGACCAACACCAACGCCGGACTTACCGAGATGATCATGAGCAGGATGAAAACCGACCAGGGCGGTTTCAACTCTGTGTATATGATGCTTGATTCCGGAGCAAGGGGTTCCAAGGAGCAGATCCGTCAGCTTTCAGGAATGAGAGGTCTGATGGCGAAACCGCAAAAAGCCGGTTCTACAGGTGCGGAGATTATTGAAAACCCAATTGTGGCGAACTTTAAGGAAGGTCTTTCCATCCTTGAGTACTTTATCTCCACCCACGGTGCACGTAAAGGTCTGGCAGATACCGCTCTAAAGACGGCGGATGCCGGTTACCTGACACGTAGACTTGTGGACGTGGCTCAGGATGTAATCATCACTCAGGACGACTGTGGTACTCTTAGAGGTACTGAAGTTTCTCCATTGAAGAAAAATGATGAGATCGTTGAAAAAATTTCCGAGAGAATCCTGGGTAGGGTTTCTCTGCACGATGTGTATCACCCGGAAACTGACGAACTTCTGATCCATGCTGATACCATCATCAACGAAGCTTATGCTAAACTTGTTGAGGATGCCGGTATTGAGACCATAGAAGTGAGATCTCCGCTGACCTGCGAAACCAAGAAAGGAATCTGCGCCAAGTGCTACGGACGTAACCTGGCAACAGGTAAGCCAATTCACATGGGCGAAGCTGTAGGTGTAATCGGTGCACAATCCATTGGTGAACCGGGAACTCAGCTTACTCTTAGAACCTTCCACCAGGGGGGAACTGCGGGTAACGTATCCGAAAATCCATCCATCGTTGCACGTAGAGACGGTATCGTTGAAATGGATGAAGTAAGAACAGTTACTTCTGAAAATGAGGAAGGCAAAAAAGCAGAAATCCTTGTTTCACGTTCTACTGAATTCCGTTTGGTAGCCGATAATGAGCTTAGAACTCCGCTTATGATCACCAACATCCCTTACGGATCCGAATTATTGGTGAAGCCGGGCGATAAAGTGAAGAAAGGCGATGTAATTGCAAAGTGGGATCCCTATAATGCGGTAATTATTGCAGAATCTGCCGGTAAGGTAGAGTACGAAGATATTATCCAGGGTGTATCCTTCCAGCTTGAGATTGACGAACAGACCGGATTTGAGGAGAAAGTAATCTCTGAATCCCGTAACAAGAAGGCGGTACCAACACTTAAAGTAGTAGACGCCAAAGGTGTTGAGCAGCGCGCTTATAACCTTCCGGTCGGTGCCCACCTTATGGTAAACGATGGTGAGAAGATCAAGGCCGGTAAGGTTATGATCAAGATCCCAAGAAAATCTGCGAAAGCGGGTGATATTACAGGGGGTCTTCCAAGGGTAACTGAACTCTTCGAAGCACGTAACCCATCCAACCCGGCGGTAGTAACTGAAATTGACGGTGTTGTATCTTACGGTAAGATCAAGAGAGGTAACCGCGAACTTATAGTAGAAGCCAAAACCGGTGAGAGAAAGATTTATCTTGTTAAACTTTCCAAGCAGATCCTTGTACAGGAAAATGACTTTGTAACTGCAGGGTCACCACTTTCAGACGGTTCTGTAACTCCGGATGACATCCTGAAAATCAAAGGACCAACCGCGGTTCAAGAATATCTTGTGAATGAAATCCAGGAGGTTTACCGTCTGCAGGGTGTAAAGATTGACGACAAGCACTTTGAGATCATCGTACGTCAGATGATGACTAAGGTAGAAATTGTGGACGGTGGCGACACCCAGTTCCTGGAGGGAGCACTAGAACACAAATTCGACTTCCTGGAAGAGAACAACCGTGTATTCGGACTGAAAGTGGTTACGGACGCCGGTGATTCCAAGGAACTGAAGCCGGGTCAGATGATTACTGCCAGAGAGCTCAGAGACGAGAACTCCAAACTAAAGCGTGAGGACCTTGCTCTTGTTGAGGTTCGCGATGCACTCCCAGCCACGGCAACTCCGGTTCTTCAGGGAATCACGAGAGCGGCACTTCAGACGAAGTCCTTCATGTCGGCAGCATCGTTCCAGGAAACTACAAAAGTTCTGAACGAAGCAGCAGTCTCCGGAAAAGTGGATTACCTGACAGGTCTGAAAGAAAACGTAATTGTAGGACACAGAATTCCTGCAGGTACAGGTCTTAAGGACTATCAGAATGTAATCGTAGGCTCCCGCAAAGAGTTTGAAGATATCAATTAA